One genomic region from Pyrinomonadaceae bacterium encodes:
- a CDS encoding type II CAAX endopeptidase family protein codes for MEVRSFFVGEDGHLRSGWRATFFFAAFLVVGKLFEVAGAILTSLTSGMRSGIWASTWPFLIGSLVLLSTAVLVGWGCSAVFEELPFRSIGWSPHRGWLRNVALGSLIGAASLLLAAGITAATRGIRFSFNPSPATTIGKTAVVALIVFVIAGAAEEALFRGYPLQTFTRAKLAWIGVVVTSVPFAAAHLYNPNVSRGFTFVNTVFAGVWLAVAYLRTRSLWFPLGLHWSWNWTQAALLGIPVSGIERITPAPFLHAMNAGPDWLTGGAYGIEGGAACTAALVISTIVVWRTKLVSTAEDPSLPSKVASAAATQ; via the coding sequence ATGGAAGTTCGCAGCTTTTTTGTCGGTGAGGATGGCCATCTTCGCAGCGGTTGGCGCGCGACGTTTTTTTTCGCGGCGTTTTTGGTTGTGGGGAAGCTATTTGAAGTCGCCGGCGCAATCCTCACTTCCCTGACCAGCGGCATGCGCTCTGGTATCTGGGCCTCGACGTGGCCCTTTCTGATCGGGTCGCTGGTGCTGTTAAGTACGGCTGTACTGGTCGGCTGGGGCTGCAGCGCAGTCTTCGAAGAGTTACCGTTTAGGTCGATCGGTTGGTCTCCGCATCGCGGTTGGTTGCGGAACGTGGCGCTCGGTTCACTCATCGGCGCGGCTTCGCTACTGTTAGCGGCAGGGATCACGGCGGCAACGCGAGGCATTCGGTTCAGCTTCAATCCGAGTCCGGCAACAACAATCGGAAAGACGGCCGTGGTGGCGCTCATCGTTTTTGTTATCGCCGGAGCCGCGGAAGAGGCGCTCTTTCGCGGCTATCCTCTGCAAACTTTCACGCGCGCGAAACTCGCCTGGATCGGGGTAGTGGTGACGTCTGTTCCGTTCGCCGCTGCACATCTCTATAACCCAAACGTCAGCCGCGGCTTCACTTTCGTTAACACGGTCTTTGCCGGAGTTTGGCTCGCGGTCGCGTACCTGCGCACGCGAAGCTTGTGGTTTCCGCTTGGCTTGCACTGGTCGTGGAATTGGACGCAGGCGGCGCTGCTCGGCATCCCGGTCAGCGGCATCGAACGAATTACTCCGGCGCCTTTCTTGCACGCAATGAACGCCGGCCCGGATTGGCTGACCGGCGGCGCTTACGGTATCGAAGGCGGCGCCGCCTGCACCGCGGCGTTGGTCATCTCAACAATTGTTGTCTGGCGGACAAAGCTGGTTTCAACCGCGGAAGATCCTTCTTTACCATCGAAAGTAGCGTCAGCCGCCGCCACTCAGTAG
- a CDS encoding ATP-binding protein, with protein MSFPEHQGKKTSPEGDIVYRRVAASETTTPPRGPGEPRLDPTLLPLLVGCALLLLFVIVLGNLSIRRVQDTSREVLNLQQHFNARAELLLHLRIALTRLDNEARDKMEAQAREELRPPFDMRLSTARNELTNRMPSLGRPPLSQLPKWQTFHRDLEAYVETTRDADNYSLNGFAQFQAVDRELNELIQDNGVEQRQVFDRSEQLANAAVRSIKIWTIIAILAGLFVTAATVLAAQRRYRQTRESVEAARREREFSNQMLEGMVSAVAAIDRHDRIRSANSAFFKIFPRVAIGSSIHDQNDSTEGMKLLESATASHVVASTYRGRWNLADNGATHTFDVYSSPIEIDNQNGQILTLVDVTEAAKSEAALRRTEALAAVGEAAAQLAHEIKNPLGSIRLGVEMLREYTTAEEAHRTITLVERGIQHLNKLVVDVTQFSRRRELDRTEVDLHETIDASIDLVADRIKEKETPIEKRYASTEISGVWDQEQLSEVFVNIFANAIDASEVRAPLKISTEVIDPGSSPALIGAPTTITTPRVRIEISDRGAGMDEKTVSRLFEPFFTTKKRGTGLGLSIVRQIIDLHSGSIDVQSERGKGTTFTIELPLNNTNVLNPT; from the coding sequence ATGTCGTTCCCGGAACATCAAGGAAAAAAGACGTCTCCCGAAGGTGACATTGTTTATCGTCGTGTCGCGGCCTCGGAAACGACCACGCCCCCACGTGGCCCCGGTGAACCGCGCTTGGATCCGACGCTGCTGCCGCTGCTGGTCGGCTGCGCGTTGCTGCTTCTGTTCGTCATCGTTCTCGGAAATCTCAGCATTCGTCGCGTCCAGGATACGAGTCGGGAAGTGCTGAACCTGCAACAGCACTTCAATGCGCGCGCGGAGTTGCTTCTCCATCTGAGAATCGCGCTGACGCGCCTGGATAACGAAGCGCGCGACAAGATGGAGGCGCAAGCGCGTGAGGAGTTGCGCCCGCCGTTTGACATGCGTCTGAGCACCGCGCGCAACGAGCTAACGAATCGGATGCCGTCATTGGGCCGGCCACCACTTTCCCAGCTGCCCAAATGGCAAACCTTCCATCGCGACCTCGAGGCCTACGTTGAGACGACCCGGGATGCGGACAACTATTCGTTGAATGGCTTCGCGCAGTTTCAAGCCGTCGATCGGGAATTGAACGAGCTAATCCAGGACAACGGGGTTGAGCAAAGACAGGTATTCGACAGAAGTGAACAGCTCGCGAACGCTGCCGTGCGATCGATCAAGATCTGGACGATTATCGCCATTCTCGCGGGCCTGTTTGTTACCGCCGCGACCGTTCTGGCGGCGCAACGGCGCTATCGCCAAACTCGCGAGAGCGTGGAAGCCGCGCGTCGTGAACGTGAGTTCAGCAACCAGATGCTCGAAGGGATGGTAAGCGCTGTCGCCGCTATCGACCGCCACGACCGGATTCGCAGCGCGAATAGTGCTTTCTTCAAGATCTTTCCACGCGTTGCCATCGGTTCGTCGATTCACGACCAGAACGACTCAACAGAAGGCATGAAGCTGCTTGAATCCGCCACGGCTTCGCATGTTGTCGCGTCAACTTATCGCGGTCGTTGGAATCTGGCTGACAATGGGGCGACGCACACCTTTGACGTCTATTCGTCGCCGATCGAAATCGACAATCAAAACGGTCAAATCCTGACTTTGGTTGATGTCACCGAAGCAGCCAAGTCGGAGGCAGCTTTGCGGCGCACAGAGGCTTTGGCCGCCGTCGGCGAAGCCGCCGCGCAACTCGCGCACGAAATCAAGAATCCGCTGGGCAGTATTCGGCTGGGCGTCGAAATGTTGCGCGAGTACACAACGGCCGAGGAAGCGCACCGGACGATCACGCTGGTAGAGCGCGGCATTCAGCATCTAAACAAACTCGTAGTTGACGTCACGCAGTTTTCACGGCGGCGTGAGTTGGATCGCACGGAAGTCGATCTGCACGAAACTATCGACGCGAGCATCGACCTGGTCGCCGATCGAATTAAAGAAAAGGAAACGCCGATTGAGAAGCGATACGCATCAACGGAAATTAGCGGTGTCTGGGACCAGGAGCAGCTGAGTGAAGTGTTCGTAAACATCTTCGCCAACGCGATTGATGCGAGTGAAGTGCGGGCGCCGTTGAAAATCTCGACTGAAGTGATTGATCCGGGTTCCAGTCCGGCGCTAATAGGCGCTCCCACGACTATCACCACGCCGCGCGTGCGAATAGAGATTTCCGATCGGGGGGCGGGCATGGACGAGAAAACGGTGAGCCGCTTGTTCGAACCGTTCTTCACTACAAAGAAACGCGGTACAGGCCTCGGACTTTCAATCGTGCGTCAAATCATCGACCTGCACAGCGGCAGCATCGACGTACAAAGTGAGCGTGGGAAGGGAACTACATTCACTATCGAGTTGCCGCTAAACAACACCAACGTTCTGAATCCTACCTAA
- a CDS encoding DUF2203 domain-containing protein → MKLFTVQEANSLLGDVRPIVEKIQRAHRRLGTFQRAAKHAAEGAEHGGGGLPNGEHYAKLLLDLSVGAGELESLGIQLKDYNHGLIDFPSMRDGRVVLLCWKADEGDNIEWWHDVESGFAGRQPL, encoded by the coding sequence ATGAAGCTGTTTACAGTTCAAGAAGCCAATTCTCTTCTCGGAGACGTGCGGCCGATCGTGGAAAAGATTCAGCGGGCGCATCGGCGACTGGGCACTTTTCAGAGAGCTGCGAAGCACGCCGCCGAAGGAGCCGAACACGGAGGCGGAGGTCTGCCGAACGGTGAACACTACGCAAAACTCCTGCTTGATTTGTCCGTGGGAGCTGGCGAACTCGAGTCCCTGGGGATTCAGCTAAAAGACTACAACCACGGATTGATTGATTTCCCCTCGATGCGGGACGGCCGGGTGGTTCTGCTCTGCTGGAAAGCCGACGAAGGCGACAACATCGAGTGGTGGCATGATGTCGAGTCCGGTTTCGCGGGTCGGCAGCCCCTCTAA
- a CDS encoding RDD family protein, translating to MQKTLTEPSNQAGVTIASHTTARPPTQPTEAESNSTLIEFPGARSIPEWRKRLSQRVREVQEQKAREAAEEEAVLRAARTVSCSLPSGQLELVPDVAQAPLNPIVSKALERVDRARRAEHLSTGIRATAAAPALAPIEEETPAPVAAPIESKPKLTIVAPTVEPEPVDLPAEPVEVFAEPVELPADEELAITPSVVPEEVLPIVATEEVADKPKRVKVISASVEDAALSYLETCLSVPAHSADTRKDIPGLTRRAFVGLIDLLLIALMVSPAVAALEAAAADWSNPRIIGLMAGITAATMFAYLTVSIALTGRTLAMRLLRVRTIDERTGLIPTGGQSIKRALGYILSLAVFGLGLAFAFIDRDNRPLHDRFSKTIVIRN from the coding sequence ATGCAGAAAACTCTGACCGAACCGTCGAATCAGGCAGGTGTCACAATCGCGAGTCACACGACGGCGCGACCACCAACTCAACCAACTGAGGCCGAGTCCAATTCAACTTTGATTGAATTTCCCGGCGCGCGAAGCATTCCTGAGTGGCGAAAACGCCTGAGCCAGCGCGTGCGCGAGGTCCAGGAACAGAAAGCGCGCGAAGCCGCGGAAGAGGAAGCGGTGTTGCGCGCGGCCCGAACCGTTTCCTGCTCACTGCCCTCCGGGCAACTTGAACTGGTTCCGGATGTCGCGCAAGCGCCATTGAATCCAATCGTATCGAAGGCTTTAGAGCGCGTGGATCGAGCGCGGCGCGCCGAACACCTCTCGACCGGAATTCGAGCGACGGCAGCAGCGCCCGCGCTTGCGCCAATCGAGGAGGAAACACCTGCACCAGTCGCAGCACCGATTGAGTCAAAACCGAAACTAACAATCGTTGCTCCCACCGTCGAGCCCGAACCCGTTGACCTTCCTGCTGAACCCGTTGAAGTTTTTGCTGAACCGGTTGAACTTCCGGCGGATGAGGAGTTGGCAATAACTCCGAGCGTTGTCCCTGAAGAAGTACTTCCGATCGTCGCCACTGAAGAAGTGGCGGATAAGCCGAAACGTGTGAAAGTGATTTCGGCCAGCGTCGAAGACGCGGCCCTGTCTTATCTCGAAACTTGTCTGTCAGTGCCGGCCCATTCAGCCGATACGCGCAAAGACATACCGGGCCTGACCCGCCGCGCGTTTGTGGGTTTGATCGATCTACTTCTGATAGCACTGATGGTTTCGCCGGCTGTAGCGGCCCTCGAAGCTGCCGCCGCCGACTGGTCAAATCCTCGCATCATCGGTCTGATGGCCGGTATCACAGCCGCAACGATGTTTGCTTATCTCACCGTCTCAATTGCATTAACCGGACGCACCCTGGCGATGCGGTTATTGCGCGTCAGGACGATAGACGAGCGCACGGGCCTCATCCCAACCGGCGGCCAATCTATCAAACGCGCGCTCGGTTACATTTTGTCGCTGGCTGTCTTTGGACTCGGGCTCGCGTTCGCATTCATCGATCGCGACAACCGGCCGCTTCACGATCGCTTTTCCAAGACCATCGTCATTCGCAATTAA
- a CDS encoding NFACT family protein: MDDATIAAIVSEIEPLLIGRSLGKIFQFTHQSLAIDFGLREHGYLFISVDPAAPRLYLIKRRVRDLEKASVPTTQFALSVRKELARKIVTGVEKLPTDRVVTLSFEGSDDLGQPTQPALIAQLTGRSANLFLLNDAGVITARLKETKGAGQTVGEKYQPPKSGAAHAAGKPARSPELSDRGSLSEVLDHEYTALEESRGLDSQLAAARAELQREISRRRKLLKKLERDLEEHSGAEQHKQIGDLLLANVTTAQRVGGRLKLKDYFADGEPEIEIEVDEKLTVPEEASRRFDLYSRSKRARVQIANRLKQVKTELADLGIKRERLETSPGTFAGPASAPAEPKAKTKSRETRVPGTRRYLSSDGYEILVGRAARDNDNLTFKIAKPSDLWLHAADYPGSHVIVRNPTRKEIPQRTLIEAAQLAAYFSQASKDPKVGVHYSERKFLSKPKGSAAGLVRMSKSKNIVVKPAEAVARVL; encoded by the coding sequence ATGGACGACGCGACTATCGCCGCCATAGTTTCTGAGATCGAGCCTCTACTCATCGGCCGCTCCCTGGGAAAGATCTTCCAATTTACGCATCAGTCGCTCGCCATTGATTTCGGCCTTCGTGAACACGGCTATCTTTTCATTAGTGTCGACCCGGCCGCACCTCGTCTGTATCTAATTAAGCGACGCGTCCGAGACTTGGAAAAGGCTTCGGTGCCAACGACCCAATTCGCCTTGAGCGTGCGAAAGGAATTGGCGCGCAAGATCGTGACGGGCGTTGAGAAGCTGCCTACCGATCGCGTCGTAACGCTGAGCTTCGAGGGCTCAGATGACCTGGGTCAGCCGACGCAGCCCGCGTTGATTGCGCAACTGACGGGACGATCGGCGAACCTTTTTCTATTGAACGACGCTGGCGTCATCACTGCACGCCTGAAGGAAACCAAAGGCGCCGGGCAAACCGTCGGTGAGAAGTATCAGCCCCCGAAGAGCGGCGCGGCACACGCTGCCGGGAAGCCCGCGAGAAGCCCCGAGTTAAGTGACCGCGGTTCGTTGTCCGAGGTGCTCGATCATGAGTACACCGCACTCGAGGAGAGTCGCGGGTTAGACTCACAACTCGCGGCTGCGCGGGCCGAACTTCAAAGGGAAATTTCGCGACGCCGGAAACTACTGAAAAAGCTCGAGCGCGACCTCGAGGAACATTCGGGCGCTGAACAACACAAACAAATTGGCGACCTGCTGCTCGCGAATGTGACCACGGCGCAGCGTGTTGGCGGCCGGCTCAAACTCAAAGATTATTTCGCGGATGGCGAGCCGGAAATTGAAATCGAAGTTGATGAGAAGCTGACCGTGCCTGAAGAGGCTTCGCGCCGCTTCGATCTCTACTCCCGTTCAAAGCGAGCGCGAGTCCAAATAGCCAACCGTTTAAAGCAGGTGAAAACGGAACTCGCGGATTTGGGGATCAAACGCGAACGGCTCGAAACGTCGCCAGGTACGTTCGCCGGTCCCGCATCAGCCCCGGCGGAACCTAAGGCCAAAACCAAATCACGCGAAACGCGCGTACCGGGCACGCGTCGCTACCTTTCATCTGACGGTTACGAGATCCTGGTCGGCCGCGCGGCGCGCGACAACGACAATCTGACATTCAAAATCGCCAAGCCTAGTGACCTTTGGCTTCATGCCGCCGACTATCCGGGCTCGCACGTCATCGTCCGCAATCCGACGCGCAAAGAGATTCCCCAACGAACGCTCATTGAAGCCGCTCAGCTCGCGGCTTATTTCTCGCAGGCCAGCAAAGACCCGAAGGTTGGCGTGCACTACTCTGAGCGTAAGTTTCTTTCAAAACCGAAAGGCAGCGCCGCAGGCCTCGTGCGCATGTCGAAATCTAAGAACATTGTAGTTAAGCCGGCGGAAGCCGTCGCGCGCGTTCTTTAG
- the polA gene encoding DNA polymerase I, with product MPKTESPADAQPAERVFLIDSMSHIFRAFYAPMVNRAAPLMTAKGQTTGAVYIFTNMLRKLIQDEQPKYIAAIFESKEKTFRHEAYADYKATRTEMPDDLASQLPYIRRLCEAYNVPMISLSGYEADDVIGTLAVKAAEKGLKSVIVSNDKDMCQLVRDPWIVAMRQNSQVVKRREPVPPIEWCDEGWVLKKFGVPAAKLVDLLGLMGDSIDNIPGAPGVGPKGAVQIIQEFGSIENALEHWEEIKNKRYRESLRDNADLIRQSRELAQIRTDLDVELDLELLERRPPDRAAAYDLFRELEFANLTQEFADGAVASARITAERDYRQIRNKAELDALIQNLWQAETVGFAVSNTTPAGAGQQQSTRDDHGARGIAFSATGGKSAFVDFESFAEGKDTAVASMRELFANGLLEKSVHDYKRATALLTPLGIELAGIADDTLLAAYMIDPTRSRYDLVDLARDTVGIEGGGPPHDGWSESGWQAVEVADLTAQVATVLRQRIDEKDLGTIYRDVELPLAPLLYRMERAGMRIDIAVLAELSGRLGEQLESLTDRICQMAGREFNINSPKQVAECFEAMNIISGRKTSTGRVSTSKAVLEELALTHELPRLIIEYRELEKLKSVYTDALPHQVAADGRIHGQLNQTVAATGRLSASDPNLQNIPIRTELGREIRRAFVPEKGNKLISADYSQLELRLLAHMTRDEVMLDAFQKGDDIHNRTSRLVFRAKTDAELKEARRFSKIVNFAIAYAIEPWGLSQRVGISRQEARKVIDDYYATYKGVRRYMEEIPVQAREQGYVRSLYGRIRPLAGINDRNANIRRAAEREAINMPIQGTASDIVKMAMLRADEAFRREKLNAEMLMQVHDELLIECSAEDAEKVAATLKREMENVVELDVPLIAEAGIGDDWMSAKK from the coding sequence ATGCCGAAAACAGAATCCCCTGCCGACGCGCAGCCGGCCGAGCGAGTCTTTCTCATCGACTCGATGTCGCACATCTTCCGCGCTTTTTACGCGCCGATGGTGAATCGCGCCGCGCCGCTTATGACTGCCAAAGGGCAGACGACGGGTGCCGTTTACATCTTCACGAACATGCTGCGCAAACTCATCCAGGACGAGCAGCCGAAATACATTGCCGCGATTTTCGAGTCGAAAGAGAAAACGTTTCGCCACGAGGCATACGCGGATTACAAAGCGACGCGCACAGAAATGCCCGACGACCTGGCGTCTCAACTTCCTTACATCCGCAGGCTATGTGAAGCGTACAACGTGCCGATGATCAGCCTTTCCGGTTACGAAGCCGACGACGTGATCGGAACGCTGGCGGTGAAAGCGGCAGAGAAAGGCCTGAAATCAGTCATCGTTTCGAATGACAAGGACATGTGCCAGCTCGTGCGTGATCCATGGATTGTCGCGATGCGGCAGAACTCGCAGGTCGTGAAACGCAGAGAGCCCGTGCCGCCAATCGAATGGTGCGACGAAGGCTGGGTGCTAAAGAAGTTCGGCGTGCCGGCGGCCAAGCTCGTCGATTTACTCGGGCTGATGGGCGATTCGATCGACAACATTCCGGGCGCGCCCGGCGTTGGTCCGAAGGGCGCTGTGCAAATTATTCAGGAGTTTGGATCGATCGAAAACGCGCTCGAACACTGGGAAGAAATAAAAAACAAACGTTATCGCGAATCGCTGCGCGACAATGCCGATCTGATACGACAGTCGCGCGAGCTGGCGCAGATCAGAACCGATCTCGACGTTGAATTGGATCTTGAACTACTAGAACGTCGCCCACCGGATCGCGCCGCTGCGTATGATTTGTTTCGTGAACTTGAGTTCGCCAACCTTACCCAGGAATTTGCTGATGGCGCGGTCGCCAGCGCGCGCATTACGGCCGAGCGCGATTACCGGCAGATTCGGAACAAAGCTGAGCTTGACGCTCTAATTCAGAATCTTTGGCAGGCGGAAACTGTCGGGTTCGCGGTATCAAACACCACGCCGGCCGGAGCTGGTCAGCAGCAGAGCACTCGCGACGATCATGGCGCGCGGGGCATCGCGTTTTCGGCGACGGGAGGCAAGTCAGCATTCGTCGATTTCGAGAGCTTTGCCGAAGGCAAGGACACCGCGGTGGCTTCCATGCGCGAACTGTTCGCCAACGGCTTGCTTGAGAAGTCCGTCCACGACTACAAGCGCGCGACGGCTCTGTTAACGCCGTTGGGAATTGAACTCGCCGGGATTGCGGACGACACGCTGCTGGCGGCTTACATGATCGATCCGACGCGCAGCCGATACGACCTCGTTGATCTGGCGCGTGACACAGTTGGCATTGAAGGCGGCGGCCCGCCTCACGACGGTTGGAGTGAAAGCGGTTGGCAGGCAGTCGAAGTTGCGGACTTAACGGCCCAGGTTGCCACTGTTCTGCGGCAGCGAATTGATGAAAAGGACCTCGGCACCATCTATCGCGACGTCGAATTGCCGCTCGCCCCGCTGCTTTACCGGATGGAACGCGCGGGTATGCGCATCGACATTGCAGTGCTGGCTGAGTTATCAGGCCGGCTGGGCGAACAATTAGAAAGTCTGACTGATAGGATCTGTCAGATGGCTGGGCGCGAGTTCAATATCAATTCGCCGAAGCAAGTCGCAGAGTGCTTCGAGGCTATGAACATCATCTCCGGTCGCAAGACATCGACCGGTCGTGTCTCTACCAGCAAAGCCGTGCTCGAGGAACTGGCACTCACGCATGAACTACCGCGTTTGATTATCGAATACCGTGAACTGGAGAAATTGAAGAGCGTCTACACCGACGCGCTGCCGCATCAGGTCGCTGCCGACGGCCGAATTCACGGACAACTCAACCAGACAGTTGCCGCCACCGGGCGGCTTTCCGCGAGCGATCCGAATTTGCAGAATATTCCGATTCGCACCGAGCTCGGCCGTGAGATTCGCCGCGCCTTCGTCCCGGAAAAAGGAAACAAGCTAATCTCGGCCGATTACTCACAACTGGAATTGCGACTGCTCGCGCACATGACACGCGACGAAGTGATGCTCGACGCATTCCAAAAGGGCGACGACATCCACAATCGCACTTCGCGTTTGGTCTTCCGCGCCAAGACTGATGCGGAACTGAAAGAGGCCCGGCGTTTCTCAAAGATTGTGAACTTCGCAATCGCCTACGCGATCGAGCCCTGGGGTTTGTCACAGCGTGTTGGTATCTCGCGCCAGGAAGCACGCAAAGTGATCGACGATTATTACGCGACGTACAAAGGCGTGCGACGCTATATGGAAGAGATTCCTGTGCAGGCGCGTGAACAGGGCTATGTCCGCTCGCTGTACGGACGCATTCGTCCGTTGGCGGGCATCAACGATCGCAATGCGAACATCCGCCGCGCCGCTGAACGCGAGGCCATCAACATGCCGATTCAGGGCACGGCGAGCGATATTGTAAAGATGGCCATGCTTCGGGCCGATGAAGCTTTTCGGCGTGAGAAGTTGAATGCCGAGATGTTGATGCAGGTGCATGACGAGCTTTTGATCGAATGCTCGGCTGAGGATGCTGAGAAGGTGGCCGCCACTCTGAAACGGGAAATGGAAAACGTGGTCGAACTGGACGTGCCTCTCATTGCCGAAGCAGGTATTGGCGACGATTGGATGTCAGCTAAGAAATAG
- the lpxC gene encoding UDP-3-O-acyl-N-acetylglucosamine deacetylase, which produces MKQTTLAAPVSTKGIGLHTAVPVTVSLMPAPPDTGYVFRRTDLGGFEIPATVESVAHCSYATTLMRTGVMLSTVEHLLSALRGCGVDNAYVDVDNLEIPIMDGSAETFAEMIESAGVAEQSTARRALMVRERVTVESGNRRISLEPAETYEIDCLIDFQHPMIGIQHRRLVLENGSFGRDIASARTFGFIEEVEALRRANLIRGGSLENAIVLTKTGMLNETGLRFSDEFVRHKILDIIGDFALLGMTLQGRVKAERSGHLLHAALMSSLLRNRKAWEIVDLPVRAPAAVTAG; this is translated from the coding sequence ATGAAGCAAACGACTCTCGCTGCACCTGTTTCAACTAAAGGGATTGGACTTCACACCGCCGTGCCGGTGACGGTGAGCTTGATGCCTGCGCCGCCGGACACAGGTTATGTGTTCCGGCGCACGGATCTGGGCGGCTTTGAAATTCCGGCAACTGTGGAGTCCGTCGCACACTGCAGTTACGCGACGACGTTGATGCGCACGGGCGTGATGCTTTCGACCGTCGAGCACCTGTTGTCGGCGCTCCGTGGCTGCGGGGTAGACAACGCTTACGTGGACGTTGATAACCTGGAGATTCCCATCATGGACGGCTCGGCAGAAACGTTCGCTGAGATGATCGAGTCTGCCGGCGTCGCCGAACAATCAACGGCGCGGCGCGCGCTGATGGTCAGAGAACGCGTGACTGTCGAATCGGGCAATCGCCGCATCAGCCTGGAGCCTGCCGAAACTTATGAAATCGATTGCTTGATCGATTTTCAGCACCCCATGATTGGAATTCAGCATCGCCGGCTGGTGCTCGAGAATGGATCATTTGGCCGCGATATCGCTTCGGCACGAACCTTCGGGTTTATCGAAGAAGTCGAAGCCTTGCGACGCGCAAACCTGATCCGTGGCGGCTCGCTTGAGAATGCGATCGTGCTTACCAAAACGGGAATGCTGAATGAGACCGGGCTGCGATTCTCCGACGAATTCGTCCGTCACAAGATTCTCGACATCATTGGCGATTTCGCGCTGTTGGGAATGACGCTGCAGGGACGAGTCAAGGCTGAACGGAGCGGCCACCTGTTGCACGCCGCCTTGATGTCTTCATTGCTGCGGAATCGAAAGGCCTGGGAGATTGTCGACCTGCCGGTCCGGGCGCCCGCCGCGGTCACCGCCGGTTGA